Proteins from a single region of Amblyomma americanum isolate KBUSLIRL-KWMA chromosome 10, ASM5285725v1, whole genome shotgun sequence:
- the LOC144106998 gene encoding TNF receptor-associated factor 6-like has product MPPGSLQYTLVGFSPELDWRPLKFVKQTAPTGLCSACGLVQKRTALLPCKDALCESCYDECVQEGLHVCPLDGYECQHEDGVEWNDTPAEELLRRQVRCWNAERGCRSVMAASEVFRHFQRECGHHSVSCPKCSADVLCSDVCSHLMSGCRTKVTSLETPAAVTYESGAAIAFLNTFRAELEQQAAESRRLFERLVADNAMHGDTLNGVCHAINTLKESLKQEFAAQTQQNHEFLIKGVRDITVSAEEVKMCVTTLGNAIINIPGSVNTLQRTLEKDLEKTTKGTRDQLMEIGNSIKAEVKENTQTAVEKIREFIAHPKLQVAVSIFSIKGVQELKDKALKQGWAAYVSEKVYLRGYCIRPGVILQKEGELIKLYARIVLCKGDMDGFLQWPFQHKVSLCVVHPKDGSIQKYVGAAKHFYEELQKPTQSENEPLYFSGHVLDLDDLIKGGFVEKDNLMIRWELHP; this is encoded by the exons ATGCCTCCTGGAAGTTTGCAGTACACTCTGGTCGGGTTCTCCCCGGAACTCGACTGGAGGCCCCTTAAGTTCGTCAAGCAAACTGCACCCACCGGATTATGCTCCGCCTGCGGACTGGTGCAGAAGAGGACGGCTTTGCTGCCTTGCAAGGACGCCCTGTGCGAGTCCTGCTACGACGAGTGCGTGCAAGAAGGCCTGCACGTCTGTCCACTGGACGGCTACGAGTGCCAGCACGAGGACGGCGTTGAATGGAATGACACTCCTGCAGAGGAGCTGCTGAGAAGACAG GTCCGGTGCTGGAACGCAGAACGCGGCTGCCGTTCTGTGATGGCCGCTTCTGAGGTCTTCCGGCACTTTCAGCGCGAATGTGGGCACCACTCAGTTTCCTGCCCCAAGTGCTCTGCTGATGTTCTGTGCAGCGACGTTTGCTCTCATCTGATGTCAGGCTGTCGAACAAAAGTGACGTCTCTTGAAACCCCAGCCGCAGTGACGTACGAGTCCGGGGCTGCCATCGCGTTTTTGAATACTTTCCGAGCAGAACTTGAACAGCAGGCAGCTGAAAGCAGAAGGTTATTTGAGCGTCTTGTGGCCGATAATGCCATGCACGGTGACACGCTAAACGGAGTCTGCCATGCGATAAACACTCTGAAGGAATCTCTAAAACAAGAATTTGCAGCTCAGACACAGCAAAATCATGAGTTTCTGATAAAAGGTGTGCGTGACATCACCGTGTCTGCCGAGGAAGTGAAAATGTGTGTCACTACATTAGGTAATGCTATCATTAACATTCCCGGGAGCGTAAACACATTACAAAGAACACTTGAAAAGGATCTGGAAAAGACGACTAAGGGTACTCGAGACCAGTTGATGGAGATTGGAAATTCCATCAAAGCTGAGGTTAAGGAAAATACACAAACGGCAGTGGAGAAAATTAGAGAATTCATTGCACATCCTAAACTTCAAGTGGCTGTCTCTATTTTCAGTATAAAAGGTGTTCAAGAACTTAAAGACAAGGCGCTAAAACAAGGCTGGGCTGCATACGTAAGCGAGAAGGTGTACCTTCGAGGGTACTGCATACGCCCTGGAGTCATTCTGCAAAAGGAAGGTGAATTGATCAAACTTTACGCGAGAATAGTTCTGTGCAAAGGTGACATGGACGGCTTTCTTCAGTGGCCATTCCAGCACAAAGTCAGCCTATGTGTAGTGCACCCCAAAGACGGTTCCATACAGAAATATGTGGGAGCGGCAAAACATTTTTATGAAGAACTTCAAAAGCCTACTCAATCAGAAAATGAACCTCTGTACTTTAGCGGTCATGTACTTGACCTCGACGACCTAATCAAAGGCGGTTTCGTGGAAAAGGACAACCTGATGATCAGGTGGGAGTTGCACCCCTGA